The following coding sequences are from one bacterium SCSIO 12741 window:
- the holA gene encoding DNA polymerase III subunit delta: MPLKEYQRILKSVRDREFKPVYFLQGTEPYFIDVITKYLEMSVLDESEKAFNQTVVYGKDVSFDELVETVKRFPMMAPYQVVIVKEAQSIRNLKEKLLSYLQSPVDTTILVVCYKYKKISDRKFLEAIKSKGVFFDSKELRDDRIPEWIIEYVRRKKLNISPKSILMISEYLGNNLSKISNELDKLALILEPGSEITTKDIEENIGISKDYNSFELVNALGKKDALKANRIVNYFADNKKSHPLVLTLASVYAFYSKLLAYYYLQDKSTKNVASSLKINPYFLKDYLNAARQYNPAKVANIIHEIRECDRKSKGIGNSSVPEGELLKELVFKILH, translated from the coding sequence ATGCCGCTAAAGGAATACCAAAGAATACTCAAAAGCGTTCGCGACCGGGAATTTAAACCGGTGTACTTTCTACAAGGAACAGAACCCTATTTTATCGATGTGATCACCAAGTATTTGGAGATGTCTGTGCTGGATGAATCCGAAAAAGCCTTCAACCAAACAGTGGTTTACGGTAAGGATGTTTCCTTTGATGAATTGGTGGAAACGGTAAAACGATTTCCCATGATGGCCCCCTACCAGGTGGTGATTGTTAAGGAGGCTCAATCCATTAGAAACTTAAAGGAAAAGCTTCTCTCCTACTTGCAATCTCCGGTGGACACAACCATTCTTGTGGTGTGCTACAAGTACAAGAAAATCTCCGATCGGAAGTTTTTGGAGGCCATCAAAAGCAAAGGTGTATTCTTCGATAGCAAAGAATTGCGCGATGATCGCATTCCGGAATGGATTATTGAATATGTAAGGAGAAAGAAACTCAATATTAGTCCCAAGTCGATCCTGATGATTTCGGAATATTTGGGTAACAACCTTTCCAAAATCTCCAATGAGCTGGACAAGTTGGCCCTCATTCTGGAACCTGGAAGTGAAATCACAACGAAAGATATTGAGGAAAACATTGGAATCAGTAAGGATTACAACTCCTTTGAATTGGTGAATGCCCTCGGTAAAAAAGATGCCTTAAAAGCGAACCGCATCGTCAACTACTTTGCGGATAATAAAAAGAGTCATCCACTGGTACTAACCCTGGCCAGTGTTTACGCCTTTTACAGCAAGCTATTGGCTTATTACTACCTGCAGGACAAGTCCACCAAAAATGTAGCGTCCAGTCTTAAGATTAACCCCTACTTCCTCAAAGATTACCTCAATGCGGCCCGCCAGTACAACCCGGCCAAAGTGGCAAACATCATTCACGAAATCCGGGAATGCGATCGAAAGTCGAAGGGAATTGGAAATAGCTCGGTTCCTGAAGGAGAGCTTTTGAAGGAGTTGGTTTTTAAAATCCTTCACTAA